The Podospora pseudocomata strain CBS 415.72m chromosome 1 map unlocalized CBS415.72m_1, whole genome shotgun sequence genome has a segment encoding these proteins:
- the MSH3 gene encoding Mismatch repair protein msh3 (BUSCO:EOG09260LI6; COG:L; EggNog:ENOG503NUIG) gives MVGSSKPSEKKQSSLTSFFTPKTVNGLSQKLAAQKPAKDDSKAGRSSSPSAPGPSQVSRFKRPLQEDNDSGNGTEKTTRSSRLTKRAKRVLDDDDESENQELPSSPPAGNGPSSSRTGKYVYDEGSASKTGAPDEDETEDAATRRKKEELHKKFVKKLGHPDSMSYMKRRNGAPDSSTPGLEGDDAEGEDEAEEDEPPPTKGKKKGAKTGKLTPMEIQFLDIKRKHMDTLLIVEVGYKFKFFGEDARIAAKELSIVCIPGKFRYDEHPSEAHLDRFASASVPVHRLNVHAKRLVAAGHKVGVVRQVETAALKKAGDNRNAPFVRKLTNVYTKGTYIDETGELDQPGDATGAPSGGYLLCLTESPTKGSGTDEKVQVGIIAVQPATGDIIYDDFEDGFMRREMETRLLHISPCEFLIVGDLSKASDKIVKHLSGSRTNVFGDRSRVERVPKSKTMAAEAHSHVTQFYADKTKEDDENSAALLEKVLKLPESVTICLSAMINHLTEYGLQHIFGLTKYFQSFSTRQHMLINGTTLESLEVYRNSTDHSEKGSLMWALDKTQTRPGQRLLRKWIGRPLLDQQRLEERVTAVEELLEKQSAIQVSKLTGMLASIKADLERSLIRIYYGKCTRPELLSTLQTLQKIAMEYHRVKSPAETGFKSSLLQETLLSLPAIGDIVTSYLDKINAQAARKDDKYNFFREEEETDDITDHKLGIAAVEADLDAYRKEATAKLKKKVLVEYTTVSGIEYLIEVANTDLKNVPASWAKTSGTKKVSRFHTPEVIKLISERDQHREALAAACDAAFSALLSSLAAEYQPLRDAVSSLATLDCLLSLSQVASLPGYSKPNFLPITAPPSISIVEGRHPIAEHTLSTPYIPFTTSLSSPAPLAQLITGPNMGGKSSYVRSVALLVLLAQMGSYVPATEMTLTPCDAIFTRMGARDNLFAGESTFMVEVSETASILRSATPRSLVILDELGRGTSTHDGAAIAHAVLDYVVKEVGCLTLFITHYQNLARVAEGLGDGRVRCVHMKFRVERGGDGDGQEEEVTFLYEVAEGVAHRSYGLNVGRLARLPKQVLEVAGVKSREMEEGVKERRLKGVVGLLGELMNGEKGEEELEQLVEGIEQL, from the exons ATGGTTGGGTCTTCGAAACCATCCGAAAAGAAGCAGTCATCCTTGACTAGTTTCTTCACCCCAAAGACTGTCAATGGCTTGTCACAGAAGTTGGCTGCCCAGAAGCCAGCCAAAGACGACTCCAAAGCTGGACGctcgtcctcgccatcgGCCCCTGGACCGTCTCAAGTCTCCAGGTTCAAGCGACCTCTCCAAGAGGACAATGACTCCGGGAATGGGACTGAAAAGACTACCAGGTCTAGCCGTTTGACCAAACGCGCCAAGCGTGTccttgacgacgatgacgagtcCGAGAATCAGGAGCTTCCAAGCTCGCCTCCTGCTGGAAATGGCCCAAGTTCATCCAGAACCGGAAAATATGTCTACGATGAGGGGTCCGCCTCAAAGACTGGCGCAcccgacgaggacgagaccGAAGATGCGGCAACGAGacggaagaaggaggagctgcacAAGAAGTTTGTCAAGAAGCTTGGCCATCCAGACAGCATGTCGTACATGAAGAGGCGCAATGGTGCCCCAGACAGTTCTACTCCAGGCctggagggtgatgacgccgaaggagaggatgaggctgaggaggacgaaccaccaccgaccaagggcaagaagaagggtgcCAAGACTGGCAAGCTTACGCCTATGGAAATCCAGTTTCTCGATATCAAGAGGAAACACATGGATACTCTCTTGATTGTCGAAGTTGGTTACAAGTTCAAGTTCTTTGGCGAGGATGCTCGGATAGCTGCCAAAGAGCTGAGCATTGTGTGCATTCCTGGCAAATTCAGATACGATGAGC ATCCATCCGAAGCCCATCTCGACCGATTCGCCTCTGCCAGCGTGCCAGTTCACCGACTAAACGTACACGCCAAAcgccttgttgctgctggtcaCAAAGTTGGTGTTGTCCGCCAAGTTGAGACTGCAGCCCTCAAGAAAGCCGGCGACAATCGCAACGCACCATTCGTCCGAAAACTTACCAATGTCTACACCAAGGGCACATACATCGACGAGACAGGGGAGCTGGATCAACCGGGAGATGCCACTGGTGCTCCATCTGGTGGCTATCTGCTTTGTCTTACTGAATCCCCGACCAAGGGGTCTGGCACTGATGAGAAAGTGCAAGTCGGAATTATTGCCGTACAGCCTGCAACCGGAGATATCATCTATGATGACTTTGAAGATGGCTTCATGAGGCGGGAGATGGAGACCCGGTTGCTCCATATCTCGCCTTGCGAATTCCTCATTGTCGGTGACTTGTCCAAGGCCTCCGACAAAATTGTCAAGCATCTTTCTGGCAGCCGTACCAACGTGTTCGGTGATCGAAGTCGGGTTGAGCGGGTGCCCAAGTCAAAGACGATGGCTGCTGAGGCTCACTCTCATGTCACCCAGTTTTATGCTGACAAGACCAaagaggatgacgagaaCTCAGCAGCGCTTTTAGAGAAGGTCTTGAAGCTGCCGGAGTCAGTCACCATCTGTCTGTCAGCAATGATCAACCATCTCACCGAATATGGCCTGCAACATATCTTTGGTTTGACCAAGTACTTTCAGTCGTTTAGTACACGACAGCACATGTTGATCAACGGGACAACACTTGAGAGTCTCGAGGTCTACCGAAACTCTACGGACCACTCTGAAAAGGGTAGTCTGATGTGGGCATTGGACAAAACCCAGACCAGGCCTGGCCAGAGACTGCTGAGAAAATGGATTGGTCGTCCATTGCTTGACCAGCAGCGGCTAGAAGAGCGTGTCACTGCAGTAGAAGAGCTTCTAGAGAAGCAGTCTGCCATTCAGGTTAGCAAGCTGACCGGCATGCTGGCCTCGATCAAGGCCGATCTGGAGCGCAGCTTGATCCGTATATACTACGGAAAGTGCACTAGGCCAGAGCTTCTGTCAACCCTTCAGACTCTCCAGAAAATCGCCATGGAGTATCACAGAGTGAAGTCTCCGGCAGAGACAGGCTTCAAGTCAAGCCTGCTCCAGGAGAcccttctctctctgcctGCCATCGGTGATATCGTCACCTCCTACctcgacaagatcaacgCCCAAGCCGCCAGAAAAGACGACAAATACAACTTCTTccgcgaggaagaggagacaGACGACATCACCGATCACAAGCTGGGGATCGCGGCGGTAGAGGCCGATCTCGACGCCTACCGCAAAGAAGCCACGGCCaaactcaagaagaaggtttTGGTGGAATACACCACCGTCTCCGGCATCGAATACCTCATCGAGGTAGCCAACACCGACCTCAAAAACGTCCCCGCCTCTTGGGCCAAAACCTCTGGCACCAAGAAGGTCTCTCGGTTCCACACCCCAGAGGTGATCAAACTCATCAGCGAGCGCGACCAGCACCGCgaagccctcgccgccgcctgtGATGCCGCCTTTTCGGCTCTTCTCTCGTCTCTCGCGGCGGAGTATCAACCACTCCGCGACGCCGTCTCCTCTCTCGCCACATTGGACTGTCTTTTGTCCCTCTCCCAGGTGGCCTCCCTACCGGGCTACTCCAAACCCaacttcctccccatcacgGCCCCCCCTTCGATTTCCATCGTCGAAGGCCGCCACCCCATAGCAGAACACACCCTTTCCACTCCTTAcatccccttcaccacctccctctcctcgccTGCCCCCTTGGCCCAACTGATCACAGGCCCCAACATGGGCGGTAAATCCTCCTACGTTCGCTCCGTCGCGCTCCTCGTTTTGCTTGCTCAGATGGGGAGCTACGTCCCCGCAACAGAAATGACGCTCACCCCCTGCgacgccatcttcacccGCATGGGCGCGAGGGATAACCTCTTTGCGGGGGAATCAACCTTTATGGTTGAGGTCAGTGAAACAGCTTCTATTCTCCGCTCCGCCACCCCGAGGAGCCTGGTGATTCTGGATGAGCTGGGCAGGGGGACGTCGACGCACGACGGTGCGGCGATTGCGCATGCGGTGCTGGATTATGTGGTTAAGGAGGTGGGGTGTTTGACGTTGTTTATCACGCATTATCAGAACctggcgagggtggcggaggggttgggggatgggagggtgaggtgtgTGCACATGAAGTTTAGGgttgagagagggggggatggggatgggcaggaggaggaggttacGTTTTTGTATGAAGTTGCCGAGGGGGTGGCGCATCGGAGTTATGGGTTGAatgtggggaggttggcgaggttgccgaagcaggtgttggaggttgcggGGGTGAAGAgtagggagatggaggagggggtgaaggagaggaggctaaagggggtggtggggttgttgggggagttgatgaatggggagaagggggaggaggagttggagcagCTTGTGGAGGGTATTGAACAGCTTTAG
- a CDS encoding uncharacterized protein (EggNog:ENOG503P723): MPRQQILRAGVLGRRAPPSTTTTSAATRSFTTSGPQLAEEDNNNKPTRSISAATRLTKISTGAAVKRPLDIRTLRANNTGPSASPFGKAPSASGAPTGAKILSIKSLRLAARYTPGGGAGTVGPRPSTGFRSNQRQQQQQQPGFRRAGPGAGGRQSGSRSARLGGKFTRGAGGKGGNKQAKKEKPKEANEGKMVLSEAEKAVVDRYEKGEVVPFVPKLRRKDLSGYGGGLATSAQWGKVQSVIQTMRLMGGGQAFNRDSGVTMDITAVRKRAFKEGKPIFFNSQGERDWLEKGERFFPRRAPLKAREAVLDLAVLGKYKEVGYKELGDVKGLIENYTARTWSYRGEDQRRFLDKVMNLLPAEAAKGKGGAQKRA; the protein is encoded by the coding sequence ATGCCCAGGCAGCAAATCCTCCGGGCCGGCGTCCTCGGGCGTCGTGCCCCGCcgtcgacgacaacaacctccgCCGCTACCCGCagcttcaccacctcgggcCCCCAACTCGCCGaagaagacaacaacaacaagcccaCCCGTTCAATCTCCGCCGCAACAAGACTAACCAAGATCTCGACCGGCGCCGCCGTCAAACGCCCCCTCGACATCCGCACCCTCcgcgccaacaacaccggccCCAGCGCCAGCCCTTTTGGGAAAGCCCCCTCTGCTAGTGGTGCGCCAACCGGGGCAAAAATTCTCAGTATCAAATCCCTTCGTCTAGCTGCCCGGTACACTCCCGGTGGTGGAGCCGGGACTGTAGGACCGAGACCAAGCACTGGGTTTCGCTCCAaccaacgacaacaacaacaacaacaacctggaTTCCGTCGTGCTGGTCCCGGTGCGGGGGGGAGACAGTCAGGCAGTCGATCTGCCCGTCTAGGCGGGAAGTTTACccgtggtgctggtggtaaGGGGGGaaacaagcaagcaaagaaagaaaagcccaaggaggccaacgaagGAAAGATGGTTCTTTCCGAGGCGGAAAAGGCGGTTGTGGATCGGTACGAAAAAGGAGAAGTCGTGCCGTTTGTTCCtaagctgaggaggaaggatCTGAGTGGTTACGGGGGTGGGCTTGCTACCTCTGCGCAGTGGGGGAAGGTGCAGAGTGTGATTCAGACTATGAGGCTTATGGGCGGGGGCCAGGCGTTCAACAGGGATAGTGGGGTTACGATGGATATCACTGCGGTTAGGAAGAGGGCGTTCAAGGAGGGGAAGCCGATTTTTTTCAACAGTcagggggagagggattggttggaaaagggggagaggtttttTCCTAGACGGGCCCCGctgaaggcgagggaggcggtgtTGGATTTGGCTGTGTTGGGCAAGTACAAGGAGGTGGGGTATaaggagttgggggatgTGAAGGGGTTGATTGAGAACTACACGGCGAGGACGTGGAGTTATAGGGGGGAGGACCagaggaggtttttggaCAAGGTGATGAATTTGTTGCCTGCTGAGGCGGCtaagggaaaggggggtgccCAGAAGAGGGCTTAA
- the RRF1 gene encoding ribosome-recycling factor (EggNog:ENOG503P3IM; COG:J) — protein sequence MNSLRVANSLVRSNVTAAVLRTTPCILLPQAQRPWLPQQLPQQTLPVRSFSHSPSLSKRNRKEEEPEEDDPRGKKGGKKSNKKEKGGAPAQQQQQEAQPSAAAEDPFNLDPLIALFQKTESHYTSQLALLRSPTGRFNVESIGAIPVSFDKKSTVTYRLQELATVAPLGGRRWSILAFEEASVKPIISAVLKSPDFNQQPQRNEENPLELTMTVEPEKVDDLVKRAKDLCTEWRNKLRDETHKHETHVKKNKSLLKDDLFKIKEALKKLQDERMKVVANKEKEVVAAIQSKAK from the exons ATGAACTCACTCAGAGTGGCCAATTCCCTCGTCCGCAGCAACGTGACGGCTGCTGTGCTCAG AACCACTCCctgcatcctcctccctcaagcTCAAAGACCATGGCTCCCCCAACAACTCCCACAACAAACCCTCCCCGTCCGGTCCTTCTctcactccccctccctctcaaaaCGTAaccgcaaagaagaagaacccgAAGAAGACGACCCCCGAGGCAAAAAAGGCGGCAAGAAATccaacaaaaaagaaaagggcggtgccccagcccagcagcagcaacaagaagcccaaccctcagcagccgccgaagaccccttcaacctcgaccccctcatcgccctcttccAAAAGACCGAATCCCACTACACCTCCCagctcgccctcctccgctccccCACCGGCCGCTTCAACGTCGAGTCCATCGGCGCCATTCCCGTCTCCTTCGACAAGAAGTCCACCGTCACGTACCGCCTCCAGGAGCTCGCCACCGTCGCCCCCCTAGGCGGCCGCCGGTGGTCCATCCTCGCCTTTGAGGAAGCCTCCGTCAAGCCCATCATCTCGGCCGTCCTCAAGTCGCCAGACTTCAACCAGCAACCCCAGAGAAATGAGGAGAACCCCCTCGAGCTGACCATGACGGTCGAGCCGGAAAAGGTCGACGACCTGGTCAAGAGGGCAAAGGATCTCTGCACCGAGTGGAGGAATAAGCTCAGAGACGAAACGCACAAGCACGAGACCCATGTCAAAAAGAACAAGTCGTTGCTGAAGGATGACTtgttcaagatcaaggaggcgTTGAAAAAGCTTCAAGATGAGAGGATGAAGGTTGTTGCGAATaaagagaaggaggtcgTGGCCGCTATCCAGTCCAAGGCCAAATAG
- a CDS encoding uncharacterized protein (CAZy:GH3; EggNog:ENOG503NUZK; COG:G) has protein sequence MTTITPVGSLEISPATSPGIEDPNASPIGSVDSNVTPDTEFSPPDSPFRHHATLAPVKEKRELARKKLSTLTLEEKVSLLTAADFWRTKSIPEKNIPAVKTSDGPNGARGGIFVGGTKAALFPCGISLAATWNKDILRQVGQHLAEEAKARQANILLAPTVCMHRHPLGGRNFESFSEDPLLTGKLAAQYIQGLQENGVAATIKHLDFVGNEQETHRLTIDSKIAERPLREIYLRPFEIAVREAKPWAVMSSYNLVNGVHADMNEHLLKDILRGEWQFDGAVISDWGGTNSTAESVKHGCDIEFPYSTKWRFEKVLEAIKDGKLTEADVDRAAENVLTLVERVKGSDMTAEAEEREDDRHETRELIREAGVQGLALLKNERSILPINPKTAKVAVIGPNANRAIAGGGGSASLNPYYNTLPLDSIRRVAQQPVTYAQGCHIHKWLPVASPYCSDRTGKQGVTIEWYKGDQFQGQPVVTQRRSNTDLFLWDSAPLAQVGPEWSAIATTHLTPTTTGKHTISFMSVGPGKLFVNGRLALDLWDWTEEGEAMFDGSVDYLVEVQMEAGRPVELRVEMTNELRPIAKQKQFNMTHKYGGCRIGFKEEDQVDYLQEAVDAAKAADVAVVIVGLDAEWESEGYDRQTMDLPSDGSQDRLVEAIVKANPNTVVVNQSGSPVTMPWADRVPAIIQAWYQGQEAGNALADALFGLKNPSGKLPCTFPKRLQDTPAYHNWPGENLEVVYGEGLYIGYRHYDRTKIAPLFPFGHGLSYTTFEYGRPSLSSKVLTPDNTIELTVAVSNIGDVAGLETVQIYVRDEKSRLPRPEKELAAFEKVELEAGETKHLRIGLNKYAVGYFDTSLGRWIAEEGRFEVLVAASAEDVKYSVGFEVKESFTWVF, from the exons ATGACGACCATCACGCCCGTGGGGAGCCTTGAAATCAGCCCGGCCACCAGCCCAGGCATTGAAGACCCCAATGCCTCTCCCATCGGCAGTGTCGATAGCAATGTGACCCCGGACACTGAGTTCTCACCGCCTGACAGCCCGTTTCGGCACCACGCTACCTTAGCTCCCgtcaaggagaagcgggagctggcgaggaagaaacTTTCGACCTTGACCcttgaggagaag GTCTCCTTGCTAACCGCCGCAGACTTTTGGAGAACCAAGTCGATTCCGGAGAAGAACATTCCTGCAGTGAAGACCAGTGACGGGCCCAATGGTGCTCGTGGTGGCATTTTCGTGGGTGGAACAAAG GCAGCCCTCTTCCCCTGCGGCATCTCGCTGGCAGCAACGTGGAACAAGGACATCCTCCGTCAGGTCGGTCAGCACCTTGCTGAGGAGGCGAAGGCTCGTCAGGCCAACATACTGCTTGCACCTACTGTGTGCATGCACAGACACCCACTTGGTGGAAGGAACTTTGAATCTTTCTCTGAAGACCCCCTTTTGACTGGCAAGCTTGCTGCTCAGTACATCCAAGGTCTTCAGGAGAATGGAGTGGCTGCTACCATCAAGC ATCTAGACTTTGTTGGCAACGAGCAGGAAACCCACCGGTTGACAATCGACtccaagattgccgagaGGCCTCTTCGCGAGATCTACCTCCGTCCCTTCGAGATCGCGGTCCGCGAGGCCAAGCCATGGGCTGTCATGTCCTCATACAATCTGGTGAACGGTGTTCATGCCGATATGAACGAGCATCTCCTCAAAGATATTCTCCGTGGAGAATGGCAATTTGACGG AGCCGTCATCTCGGACTGGGGCGGCACCAACTCTACGGCGGAATCTGTCAAGCATGGGTGTGATATCGAGTTCCCCTACTCGACCAAATGGCGCTTTGAAAAGGTGCTCGAGGCTATCaaggatggcaagctcaCCGAGGCTGATGTTGACCGAGCAGCCGAGAATGTGCTTACCCTTGTCGAGCGCGTCAAGGGCAGCGATATGACTGCTGAAGCAGAGGAACGCGAGGATGATCGGCACGAGACAAGAGAGCTTATCCGCGAGGCGGGCGTTCAGGGCCTTGCACTTCTCAAGAACGAGAGGTCTATTCTGCCTATCAACCCCAAGACGGCCAAGGTTGCTGTCATTGGTCCTAACGCCAACAGGGCCatcgccggtggtggtggaagcgcCAGTCTTAACCCTTACTACAACACCCTTCCCCTTGATAGCATCCGAAGGGTTGCTCAACAGCCTGTCACTTATGCTCAGGGATGTCACATTCACAAGTGGCTCCCTGTGGCATCTCCTTACTGCAGCGATAGGACTGGGAAGCAGGGTGTGACAATCGAGTGGTACAAGGGAGATCAGTTCCAAGGCCAGCCTGTTGTCACCCAGAGGCGGAGCAACACTGACTTGTTCCTTTGGGATTCGGCGCCTCTGGCTCAGGTTGGCCCGGAATGGTCGGCTATCGCCACGACCCATCTCACGCCGACTACTACTGGCAAGCACACCATCTCGTTCATGTCTGTCGGCCCAGGCAAGCTCTTTGTCAATGGTCGACTTGCGCTTGATCTTTGGGACTGGacagaggaaggggaggccATGTTTGATGGGTCTGTCGACTATCTCGTCGAGGTCCAGATGGAGGCCGGCAGACCGGTGGAGCTTCGCGTCGAGATGACCAACGAGCTCCGGCCTATTGCCAAGCAGAAGCAGTTCAACATGACGCACAAGTACGGTGGTTGCCGTATCGGCTTCAAGGAGGAAGACCAGGTTGACTACCTCCAGGAAGCGGTCGATGctgccaaggctgccgatGTCGCTGTTGTTATCGTCGGTCTGGATGCCGAGTGGGAGTCTGAGGGGTATGATCGTCAGACTATGGACCTGCCTTCTGATGGGAGCCAGGATCGTCTTGTGGAGGCTATTGTCAAGGCGAACCCGAACACGGTTGTGGTGAACCAGTCCGGGTCACCGGTGACGATGCCTTGGGCTGATAGGGTGCCTGCCATTATCCAGGCTTGGTATCAGGGGCAGGAGGCGGGGAATGCGCTGGCTGATGCGCTGTTTGGGTTGAAGAATCCTAGTGGGAAGTTGCCT TGCACTTTTCCCAAACGCCTCCAAGACACGCCCGCCTACCACAACTGGCCGGGCGAGAACCTCGAGGTCGTTTACGGCGAGGGTCTCTACATTGGCTACCGGCACTACGACCGGACAAAGATTGCTCCTTTGTTCCCCTTTGGTCATGGGCTGTCTTACACCACCTTTGAATACGGGCGTCCCTCCCTCAGCTCCAAGGTCCTCACccccgacaacaccatcgagCTTACTGTCGCGGTTAGCAACATCGGTGACGTTGCCGGGTTGGAGACGGTGCAGATCTATGTGAGGGATGAGAAGAGCAGGTTGCCAAGgccggagaaggagctggcGGCGTTTGAAAAGGTGGAgttggaggctggggagacGAAGCATTTGAGGATAGGGCTGAATAAGTATGCGGTTGGGTATTTCGACAcgagtttggggaggtggattgctgaggaggggaggtttgaGGTGCTTGTGGCGGCGAGCGCGGAGGATGTCAA GTACTCTGTTGGGTTTGAGGTCAAGGAGTCGTTTACTTGGGTGTTTTAG